From Paraflavitalea devenefica, the proteins below share one genomic window:
- a CDS encoding MmcQ/YjbR family DNA-binding protein, whose translation MVTIAAFRKLALSFPEATEEAHFEKTSFRVKKKIFATYDDKNKIACIKLSEIDQDVFSSADRTIIYPVDNKWGKQGWTLIEMKKVHKDLFADALTTAYCCVAPQKLAALVRKNENE comes from the coding sequence ATGGTAACCATTGCAGCTTTCCGGAAACTGGCACTTTCGTTCCCTGAGGCGACGGAAGAAGCGCACTTTGAGAAAACATCCTTCAGGGTGAAGAAGAAGATCTTTGCCACCTACGACGATAAAAACAAAATAGCCTGTATTAAACTGTCGGAAATAGACCAGGATGTGTTTTCATCAGCGGACAGGACAATAATTTACCCTGTTGATAATAAATGGGGCAAACAAGGCTGGACACTCATTGAAATGAAGAAAGTGCATAAGGACTTATTTGCGGATGCGCTGACTACAGCCTATTGCTGCGTGGCGCCTCAAAAATTGGCTGCCCTGGTTAGGAAAAATGAAAACGAATGA
- a CDS encoding polysaccharide lyase family 8 super-sandwich domain-containing protein: MLQKHSVFSLVVFLLALMYSQAQDIALIKKRVVSDLLAPPVNTTAIQQLVQSIQPDGTWPGINYKDVSRTGFQHKDHLENMLALARTYKKPGTVYYQDPAVKRTFAAALDYWLAHDFRCENWWWNEMGTPNLMINTLLVMDSSLTEKQRQEGLQIAHRAKELQEVIDVRLGKTKPNFTRDRYFWYSHYYTHQRPNYYASVRMHSARANNMEEPHNEEGIRNHHYGDGSFFISRTGHEYFNIFPVWDWQKIPGATIVQKQDVPHWRQLAKKGLTDFSGGMSDGQYGVAAFDFASVHDPLKAHKAWFFFDQEIVCLGAGIHADTALPVFTTLNQCLLNKQVTVHTNHKTTTLPTGKHVLPAVSWVLHDSVAYIFPQPATMHINNGEATGNWRQINHQAWATTTTVRENVFTLWLDHGVQPKNAGYAWIVVPGIDIVSAAAYSRKLPVKILANTADLQVVQHTGLERTGIVFYKAGTIRINDRLTLATTQPCIVMIKAKGATVSAIAVTDPTQKLNSLQLKVNERTIDVQLPIGTEAGSTVVVQ, encoded by the coding sequence ATGCTTCAAAAACATTCCGTATTCTCCTTGGTTGTATTCCTGCTGGCACTCATGTATAGCCAGGCGCAAGATATTGCCCTCATCAAAAAACGTGTGGTAAGTGACCTCCTGGCCCCGCCTGTTAACACAACCGCCATCCAACAATTGGTACAATCCATTCAGCCCGATGGTACCTGGCCGGGGATCAATTATAAGGATGTATCCCGTACCGGCTTCCAGCACAAAGACCACCTGGAAAATATGCTGGCGCTGGCCAGGACTTATAAAAAACCAGGCACGGTATATTACCAGGATCCTGCCGTTAAAAGAACATTTGCGGCCGCCCTTGATTATTGGCTGGCCCATGACTTCCGGTGCGAGAACTGGTGGTGGAATGAAATGGGTACGCCTAACCTGATGATCAATACCCTCCTGGTAATGGACAGCAGTCTTACGGAGAAGCAGCGCCAGGAAGGCTTGCAGATAGCGCACCGTGCCAAAGAACTACAGGAAGTGATTGATGTACGGCTTGGCAAAACCAAACCCAACTTCACACGCGACCGCTATTTCTGGTATTCGCATTATTATACCCACCAGCGGCCTAACTATTACGCATCCGTGCGCATGCATTCTGCCCGTGCCAATAATATGGAAGAGCCGCACAATGAAGAAGGGATCAGGAACCATCACTACGGGGATGGTTCCTTTTTTATATCCCGTACCGGCCACGAGTACTTCAACATTTTTCCCGTGTGGGACTGGCAAAAGATACCGGGCGCTACCATCGTACAAAAGCAGGACGTTCCTCATTGGCGGCAACTGGCCAAAAAGGGATTGACTGATTTTTCGGGAGGTATGAGTGATGGCCAATATGGCGTGGCTGCTTTTGATTTTGCCAGTGTGCATGATCCGCTCAAAGCGCACAAGGCATGGTTCTTCTTTGATCAGGAGATCGTATGTCTTGGTGCAGGCATTCATGCAGATACTGCTTTGCCGGTGTTCACTACCCTGAACCAATGCCTGCTGAATAAACAAGTGACTGTACATACGAATCATAAAACAACCACCCTGCCAACAGGTAAACATGTATTGCCTGCCGTATCGTGGGTTTTGCATGATAGCGTAGCCTATATCTTTCCTCAACCGGCCACAATGCATATCAACAATGGAGAAGCTACTGGTAACTGGCGGCAGATCAACCACCAGGCCTGGGCAACAACCACAACAGTGCGGGAAAATGTATTCACCTTATGGCTGGACCATGGCGTACAACCAAAGAACGCAGGTTACGCCTGGATCGTGGTGCCCGGCATTGATATAGTTTCAGCTGCCGCCTATAGCAGGAAATTGCCTGTAAAGATACTTGCCAATACGGCCGACCTGCAAGTGGTGCAACATACGGGCCTGGAGAGAACAGGCATCGTTTTTTATAAAGCAGGGACTATCCGGATCAATGACAGGCTAACCCTTGCCACCACACAACCCTGCATCGTAATGATTAAAGCGAAAGGCGCAACGGTCTCTGCCATCGCAGTAACAGATCCGACGCAGAAACTAAACTCCTTGCAATTGAAGGTGAATGAGCGGACGATAGATGTGCAATTACCTATAGGTACTGAAGCTGGGAGTACGGTTGTTGTGCAGTAA
- a CDS encoding ABC transporter permease: MKMTGSLKPVKIHAKELPAGRFPQFAKNRISSFVNIGNPFEYRFVDHEYSKKFSNEVRIGMLAGSFAALTILISCLGLFGLSAFMAEQSTREIGIRKVLGASVLNVWQLLSKEFIVLIIISCFIAAPVAYHFLYEWFQQYEYRTAIDWWIFAVAGLGALGIALLMVSYQSIKAALMNPAKSIRTE, from the coding sequence ATGAAAATGACGGGATCATTAAAACCGGTTAAAATACATGCTAAAGAATTACCTGCGGGTCGCTTTCCGCAATTTGCAAAAAACAGGATTTCTTCTTTTGTCAATATCGGTAATCCCTTCGAATATCGTTTTGTAGATCATGAATACAGTAAGAAATTCAGTAATGAAGTGCGGATAGGTATGCTTGCAGGCTCTTTTGCCGCCCTTACTATTCTTATCAGTTGCCTGGGTTTATTTGGCCTTTCCGCATTTATGGCTGAACAAAGTACCCGTGAAATAGGGATCCGCAAAGTGCTGGGAGCCTCCGTATTGAATGTATGGCAATTGCTATCGAAAGAATTTATAGTGTTGATCATTATTTCCTGCTTTATCGCAGCCCCTGTCGCTTACCATTTCCTGTATGAATGGTTTCAGCAATATGAATACCGTACAGCAATAGACTGGTGGATCTTCGCTGTTGCCGGCCTCGGAGCATTGGGCATAGCCTTGTTGATGGTGAGCTATCAAAGTATCAAAGCCGCGTTGATGAATCCGGCCAAAAGTATAAGAACAGAATAG
- a CDS encoding SRPBCC family protein yields MADLFHYFHINVPPGKVFESISTPGGLDKWWSKKSSGKPALGEIFQFHFGPEYNWVAVVSKFIPNRAFELTMIDADQDWVGSTVGFRLADKNSTTEVQFYHTGWKEDNEHYRISNYCWAMYLRLLKRYLEFGEFVPYEDRLNV; encoded by the coding sequence ATGGCGGACCTATTTCATTATTTCCACATCAACGTCCCGCCCGGCAAAGTATTTGAGAGCATCTCAACACCAGGCGGTTTGGACAAATGGTGGAGTAAAAAATCATCAGGGAAGCCTGCACTTGGAGAAATATTTCAATTTCACTTCGGACCTGAATACAACTGGGTAGCAGTGGTGTCAAAATTTATCCCCAATAGAGCGTTTGAATTGACAATGATAGACGCTGACCAGGACTGGGTAGGTAGCACAGTCGGTTTCAGGTTGGCAGACAAAAACAGCACTACTGAAGTCCAGTTTTACCATACGGGCTGGAAAGAAGATAACGAGCATTACAGAATTTCAAACTACTGTTGGGCTATGTATCTGCGATTATTAAAACGGTATCTTGAGTTTGGAGAATTTGTTCCGTATGAGGACAGGCTTAATGTTTAG
- a CDS encoding LacI family DNA-binding transcriptional regulator, protein MKKKNNKKNSIQELAAALQLSPATISRVLNNHPHVHEATRSKVMTMVEQVGYKRNIMASGLRTNKTHTIGLIVPRISMFVHTEIITTIQNGLHTHGYNLIICQSNDSLEIEKDLALTLYASRVDAVIVACTLFTTDFSHFDILTQNNIPVVFYDRVPVKPYPACIIKGDDFRGAYLATAHLIELGSRHIAYISGPVGCNIYIDRYAGFEHAMKQYHVPVMKDWIFYHELTAENARKAMHRLFARKPWPDAILAANDTTALTVLAFAKERGIAVPQDLRIVGYSNDPRSSIVTPSITTVEQFPGRIGSVIVTELLKILKNDRQTVAIDAAPIITPVELIRRMST, encoded by the coding sequence ATGAAGAAAAAAAACAACAAGAAAAACTCCATCCAGGAGCTCGCTGCTGCCTTGCAGTTGTCGCCTGCCACCATATCCCGGGTATTGAATAACCATCCGCATGTGCATGAGGCTACGCGCAGCAAAGTGATGACCATGGTAGAGCAGGTAGGGTATAAGCGCAACATCATGGCTTCGGGCCTGCGTACAAATAAGACCCATACCATTGGATTGATCGTGCCGCGTATTTCCATGTTCGTGCATACGGAGATCATTACTACCATTCAAAACGGGTTACATACACATGGGTACAACCTCATCATCTGCCAGTCCAATGATTCCCTGGAAATAGAAAAAGACCTGGCGCTCACTTTATATGCCTCGCGGGTAGATGCCGTGATCGTGGCCTGTACTTTATTTACCACCGATTTCAGTCATTTCGATATACTCACACAAAACAATATCCCGGTTGTTTTTTATGACCGTGTTCCGGTAAAGCCTTATCCTGCCTGTATCATCAAAGGCGATGATTTCAGGGGGGCTTACCTGGCCACTGCTCATTTGATTGAATTGGGCAGTCGCCATATTGCCTACATATCAGGCCCGGTGGGCTGTAATATTTACATAGATAGGTATGCCGGTTTTGAGCATGCTATGAAGCAATACCATGTACCGGTGATGAAGGATTGGATATTTTACCATGAGCTCACGGCCGAAAATGCCCGTAAGGCCATGCACCGGCTGTTTGCCCGCAAGCCCTGGCCGGACGCCATACTGGCTGCCAATGATACCACGGCCCTCACTGTATTGGCTTTTGCCAAAGAGCGGGGAATTGCGGTACCGCAGGACCTGCGGATCGTAGGTTATTCCAATGACCCGCGCTCCTCCATTGTAACGCCTTCCATTACTACAGTGGAACAGTTTCCCGGGCGTATCGGCAGTGTGATCGTCACGGAGCTGTTGAAGATATTAAAGAATGACAGGCAAACGGTGGCCATAGATGCGGCGCCCATCATTACGCCGGTGGAATTGATCAGGAGAATGTCTACTTAA
- a CDS encoding FKBP-type peptidyl-prolyl cis-trans isomerase has protein sequence MKEFYFNGTVYVLIDGGTISAAGTAAGLLREYTNAIFVGQETGGYAGISNGIRQLSISGDSTDISINLPLIHGEFAISEHLKKRGITPDYWIENSIHDLLNGKDAILAFVVEKIKKYGFNESPSGLKYRTLREGTGEPAKAGQEVLIHETMSYYNDSLLFDSRKLPRPIKVLIGGNQVIKGIDEGLVGMKKGEVKKLIIPPALSKRQGVQTFPHPDSTLIYEIELMDILLKKL, from the coding sequence ATAAAAGAATTTTACTTTAACGGGACTGTTTACGTACTTATTGATGGTGGTACTATTTCTGCAGCAGGTACAGCAGCAGGTTTGCTGAGAGAATATACTAATGCCATCTTTGTGGGGCAAGAAACAGGGGGCTATGCAGGAATAAGTAATGGCATCCGGCAGCTTTCTATTTCCGGAGACAGTACCGATATTAGTATTAATCTCCCACTCATACATGGTGAGTTCGCCATCTCCGAACATTTAAAGAAACGGGGAATTACCCCAGATTACTGGATTGAAAATTCAATTCACGATTTGCTTAATGGAAAGGATGCGATACTGGCCTTTGTGGTAGAGAAAATTAAAAAATATGGTTTCAATGAAAGTCCAAGCGGGCTTAAATACAGGACACTAAGAGAAGGAACCGGGGAGCCTGCAAAAGCTGGGCAAGAAGTTTTAATACATGAAACGATGTCGTATTATAATGATTCTTTGCTATTCGATTCAAGGAAGTTACCTCGTCCAATTAAAGTACTGATTGGGGGTAATCAGGTTATCAAAGGAATAGACGAGGGGCTTGTTGGTATGAAAAAAGGCGAGGTCAAGAAATTAATAATTCCTCCTGCATTAAGCAAAAGACAGGGTGTTCAGACATTCCCACATCCAGACTCCACATTAATTTATGAAATTGAGTTAATGGACATTTTATTAAAAAAATTATAA
- a CDS encoding serine hydrolase domain-containing protein, giving the protein MKPLVILSLALFLFPVAYAQKLNTKRLDSLFDMLQNRGLATGSVAISINGKIEYQKAIGFSLLDGSKRVAPDIYTKYRIGSVSKMLTAVMIFQLIGEGKLSLDEKLATWFPGLPNAGKITIEQMLYHRSGLHDYTKDTNFPDWMDKQRTADEMLKIITGKGTDFEPDTKADYCNTNYLLLSYIIEKIDRRPFAVALEKRIISKLRLANTYYGKPINIARNESSAYKYADSTWKKEKETNLGIHMGAGSVVSTPTDLITFIHQLFTGKLISQANLARMTTMIDGYGMGIFPYDFDGTKGYGHNGRIEEFYSAVRYYPDQKLAVTYITNGILYPRIDILEGILKISFNDAYTIPFSKPVALQGGDLDQYLGEYTSGDLPFKVVVRKENNTLIVEAAGRSMNVEPVATDYFMNLKTGTFFEFNPHKGGLQIKETDNVYYLSRSK; this is encoded by the coding sequence ATGAAACCCCTGGTAATCCTTTCCCTTGCCCTGTTCCTTTTCCCTGTTGCTTATGCACAAAAGTTAAATACAAAAAGATTAGACAGCCTATTCGATATGCTGCAAAACCGGGGGTTGGCAACAGGAAGTGTAGCCATCTCGATCAATGGGAAAATCGAATACCAAAAAGCCATCGGCTTTTCTTTGCTGGATGGCAGTAAAAGAGTTGCTCCTGACATCTATACCAAATACAGGATTGGTTCAGTTTCAAAAATGCTTACTGCCGTCATGATCTTTCAGCTTATCGGGGAAGGAAAATTGAGCCTTGACGAAAAGTTGGCCACCTGGTTCCCTGGGTTGCCTAATGCCGGTAAAATTACAATAGAGCAAATGCTTTATCACAGAAGTGGCTTACATGACTATACGAAAGATACCAATTTCCCAGACTGGATGGACAAGCAAAGAACAGCCGATGAAATGCTGAAGATCATTACAGGTAAAGGAACAGATTTTGAGCCAGACACAAAGGCAGACTATTGCAACACCAACTATCTGCTGTTAAGCTACATTATTGAGAAAATTGACCGGCGCCCTTTTGCGGTGGCGTTGGAGAAAAGGATAATATCAAAGCTTCGATTAGCCAATACATACTATGGAAAACCAATAAACATTGCCAGGAATGAAAGTTCGGCTTACAAATACGCCGACAGCACATGGAAAAAGGAAAAAGAAACAAATCTGGGTATACATATGGGGGCTGGCTCGGTGGTATCCACGCCAACAGATTTGATCACTTTTATACATCAATTATTTACCGGCAAACTCATCAGTCAGGCAAATCTTGCCAGGATGACAACCATGATAGATGGTTATGGGATGGGTATCTTCCCGTACGACTTTGATGGAACGAAAGGGTACGGGCATAACGGAAGGATAGAAGAATTTTATAGTGCCGTAAGATATTATCCTGATCAGAAGCTGGCTGTGACTTACATCACCAATGGCATCTTGTACCCAAGGATAGACATACTGGAGGGAATATTAAAGATCAGTTTTAATGACGCCTACACTATTCCATTTTCAAAGCCTGTTGCCCTGCAGGGTGGTGATCTTGACCAATACCTGGGTGAATACACCTCTGGTGATCTCCCCTTTAAAGTAGTAGTCAGAAAAGAGAATAATACCCTGATAGTAGAAGCTGCCGGCAGATCAATGAATGTAGAGCCGGTAGCCACTGATTATTTTATGAATTTAAAAACCGGCACATTCTTCGAATTCAATCCCCACAAAGGAGGCCTGCAAATAAAAGAAACGGATAATGTATATTACTTGTCCAGGAGTAAGTAA
- a CDS encoding heparinase II/III domain-containing protein, producing the protein MKKTIGTLLLVIFCSKLIAQQNLLSGKFTAPELKTVLIPQAQWTPFPKTSDRTGWAKADAAMMKAILEKANSYINYNWPSIPATKSLLIERTGDRNEYQSISYEKRNVLGTLLLAEVYENKGRFIDPIINGVWSICEESWWGVPAHLPQRKEYSGLMDVSAPFVDLFSAETGTFLAWVDYFVGDKLDAVSPQIRKRIYYETNYRIFQPLMTKAHGWMTKNANGRPPNNWNPWICSNWLNTVLLLEKDDVQRANAVAKILWVLDEFVNPYPKDGGCDEGPGYWGAAAASLYDNIAMLNLATNNAFNYVYKDEKIKNMARFIYRAQIGEKYFLNFADADPRPGMAANMIYRFGKDIRDTAMMRFGAFYRKPEEDGNAGRYHYFRTLFALFMQDEYRQAPQGLPLPANVWLPDIQVMIARDKEGSTDGLFVAAKGGHNDESHNHNDIGNYIVYYNGLPVLIDVGRGTYTRKTFSSRRYDIWYNCSDYHNVPTINGATQPPGARFKATNVTYKQDKSFAELSLDIAKSYPEKAGVNSWQRTIRLNRGRNVEVKDVIALTRADSIVQNLMTCYPAALVKPGELVIHYKLQDGTAKDFVIKYNPNQMGAAIEKIPLTAMEDKGILDKWGDNIYRIKFTVNKPTTNDKISFAIAPK; encoded by the coding sequence ATGAAAAAGACAATAGGAACCCTGCTGCTGGTAATATTTTGCAGTAAACTGATTGCCCAGCAAAACCTGCTGAGTGGCAAATTCACTGCCCCTGAACTCAAAACAGTATTGATACCGCAGGCGCAGTGGACGCCTTTCCCCAAAACCAGTGACCGCACCGGTTGGGCCAAAGCTGATGCGGCCATGATGAAAGCCATCCTGGAAAAGGCAAACAGTTATATTAATTATAACTGGCCTTCGATCCCTGCCACCAAATCATTGTTGATAGAACGTACAGGCGACCGTAATGAATACCAAAGCATCAGCTATGAAAAACGAAATGTGCTGGGCACTTTACTGCTGGCAGAAGTATATGAGAACAAAGGACGGTTCATTGATCCCATTATCAATGGCGTATGGTCTATCTGTGAAGAATCGTGGTGGGGCGTACCGGCCCACCTGCCGCAACGGAAAGAGTATTCAGGGCTTATGGATGTATCGGCGCCGTTTGTTGACCTGTTCAGTGCAGAGACAGGCACTTTCCTTGCCTGGGTGGATTATTTTGTAGGTGATAAACTGGATGCAGTTTCTCCGCAGATCAGGAAACGCATTTATTATGAAACCAATTACCGCATTTTTCAGCCGCTCATGACCAAAGCACATGGCTGGATGACGAAGAATGCCAATGGCAGGCCACCCAATAACTGGAATCCCTGGATCTGTTCCAACTGGCTCAATACCGTATTGCTGCTGGAAAAAGATGATGTTCAGCGGGCCAATGCGGTTGCAAAGATATTATGGGTATTAGATGAATTTGTAAATCCCTATCCGAAGGATGGAGGTTGTGATGAAGGGCCAGGTTACTGGGGCGCTGCCGCGGCTTCCCTGTATGATAACATAGCCATGCTGAACCTGGCCACTAACAATGCTTTCAATTATGTTTACAAGGATGAGAAGATAAAGAATATGGCCCGCTTCATTTACCGGGCGCAGATCGGTGAAAAGTATTTCCTGAACTTTGCCGATGCAGATCCCCGGCCCGGCATGGCTGCCAACATGATCTATCGCTTTGGTAAAGACATCCGGGATACTGCCATGATGCGGTTCGGCGCTTTCTATCGTAAGCCGGAGGAGGATGGCAATGCCGGCAGATACCATTACTTCAGGACCCTCTTTGCCCTGTTCATGCAGGATGAATACCGCCAGGCGCCGCAGGGATTGCCCCTGCCGGCCAATGTGTGGTTGCCCGATATACAGGTAATGATTGCGCGGGATAAGGAAGGCAGCACGGATGGCTTGTTCGTGGCCGCTAAAGGCGGGCACAATGACGAAAGCCATAATCACAATGATATTGGCAATTATATCGTTTATTACAATGGCCTGCCTGTACTGATTGATGTAGGCAGGGGCACTTATACCCGGAAAACATTCAGCAGCCGGCGCTATGATATATGGTATAACTGTTCCGACTACCACAATGTGCCCACCATCAACGGCGCCACGCAGCCACCCGGCGCCCGGTTCAAAGCCACCAACGTAACGTACAAACAGGACAAGTCATTTGCTGAATTGTCACTCGACATCGCCAAATCATATCCGGAGAAAGCCGGTGTTAATAGCTGGCAGCGGACGATACGGTTAAATCGTGGCAGGAATGTGGAAGTGAAAGATGTTATCGCGCTCACGCGGGCTGATAGTATTGTGCAAAACCTGATGACCTGCTATCCTGCAGCCCTCGTAAAACCCGGCGAGCTGGTTATCCATTACAAATTACAGGACGGCACAGCCAAAGATTTTGTCATAAAGTACAACCCTAACCAAATGGGTGCAGCCATTGAAAAGATCCCTTTAACAGCGATGGAAGATAAAGGCATCCTGGACAAGTGGGGCGATAATATTTACAGAATAAAATTCACTGTCAATAAACCTACAACCAACGATAAGATCAGTTTTGCAATTGCGCCTAAATAA
- a CDS encoding heparinase II/III domain-containing protein, which translates to MPTNYLYSGLLALLLLSGLPAAPQTDYIGTSDSHLPPHPRILLLKDEERAIQQTIAADATWGKLHQAILSASDELLPLPPIERIQIGRRLLDKSREAIRRIFFLSYAWRLTQQPAYSQRAEKEMLAIAAFSDWNPSHFLDVAEMTLAMAIGYDWLYDQLSPASRAAVKAAILQKGLEPSLNPGNNSWLKAEHNWNQVCNAGMSYGAMAIYEDQPQLAKQIINRAITSIVLPMADYAPDGAYPEGYGYWGYGTSFNVLFNSAIEKLFGKDFGLTEKPGFLRTAGYLENMTGPSGRPFNYSDAGGSGGLQPAMFWFAAKLKDPSLLWVEKSRLQNSDPKSHTGNRLLPAIMLWGAGTNIGSIPAPASGMWMGRGKNPVALMRTSWTDPNALFVGMKGGSVSVNHAHMDIGSFVMEADGVRWAMDFGMQDYESLESKGIKLFGRTQDAQRWTVFRLTNLVHNTLAVNNQHQRVEGHAPITASSAAPSFMHAITDMSAVYKGSLVAANRGIAIVDQSYVLVQDEVETTDQAATIRWTLLTPASVAITGENKAELTKDGKKLELEVTAPGEITMKTWSTDPPNSYDAPNPGTILTGFEVTLPANTKATIRVALKPGKAAGKAMAKATPLSHWKKDK; encoded by the coding sequence ATGCCGACAAACTACCTGTACTCCGGTCTGCTGGCCCTGTTGCTGCTTTCGGGGCTACCTGCTGCTCCTCAAACCGATTATATAGGTACGTCAGACTCCCACCTGCCTCCGCACCCACGCATTCTCCTGCTGAAAGATGAAGAGCGTGCCATCCAACAAACCATCGCAGCCGATGCCACCTGGGGTAAGCTGCACCAGGCCATCCTTTCTGCATCGGACGAACTACTGCCCTTGCCCCCCATAGAACGCATACAAATAGGCCGACGCCTGCTGGATAAATCACGTGAGGCCATCCGCAGGATCTTCTTCCTCTCCTATGCCTGGCGCCTCACCCAACAGCCCGCTTATTCCCAACGTGCCGAAAAAGAGATGCTGGCCATCGCCGCTTTCAGCGACTGGAATCCCTCCCATTTCCTGGATGTGGCGGAAATGACCCTGGCTATGGCCATTGGGTACGACTGGCTCTATGACCAGCTATCACCCGCTTCCCGTGCTGCTGTTAAAGCAGCCATCCTGCAAAAAGGACTGGAACCTTCTTTAAACCCGGGCAACAATAGCTGGCTGAAAGCAGAACACAACTGGAACCAGGTGTGCAATGCAGGCATGAGCTACGGCGCTATGGCTATTTATGAAGACCAACCCCAACTGGCCAAACAGATCATTAACCGCGCTATAACATCCATTGTATTGCCCATGGCCGATTACGCGCCCGATGGCGCTTACCCGGAAGGTTATGGCTACTGGGGTTATGGCACCAGCTTCAACGTATTATTTAATAGTGCTATCGAAAAGTTATTTGGCAAAGACTTTGGCCTCACTGAAAAACCTGGCTTCCTGAGAACGGCCGGTTACCTGGAAAATATGACCGGCCCCTCAGGCAGGCCCTTTAATTATTCAGATGCAGGTGGCTCCGGAGGCTTGCAACCTGCCATGTTTTGGTTTGCCGCCAAACTAAAAGATCCTTCCCTGCTATGGGTAGAAAAAAGCCGGCTACAGAACAGTGACCCGAAATCACATACCGGCAACCGCCTGCTGCCGGCCATTATGCTGTGGGGCGCCGGCACCAATATCGGTAGCATCCCGGCTCCTGCATCCGGCATGTGGATGGGCAGGGGCAAAAACCCGGTTGCTTTGATGCGTACTTCCTGGACCGATCCCAACGCCCTCTTTGTAGGGATGAAAGGCGGGTCGGTATCGGTTAACCATGCGCATATGGATATTGGTTCCTTTGTGATGGAAGCCGATGGCGTACGCTGGGCCATGGACTTTGGCATGCAGGACTATGAATCGCTGGAGTCCAAAGGCATTAAGTTATTTGGCAGAACACAGGATGCCCAGCGCTGGACGGTATTCCGCCTTACCAATCTTGTACACAACACCCTTGCCGTTAATAACCAGCACCAGCGGGTGGAAGGGCATGCCCCGATCACCGCTTCTTCGGCAGCCCCTTCCTTTATGCATGCCATCACGGACATGTCGGCCGTATACAAAGGTTCACTGGTAGCTGCCAACCGCGGCATTGCGATCGTTGACCAATCGTATGTGCTGGTACAGGATGAAGTGGAAACGACCGACCAGGCTGCCACGATCCGCTGGACATTGCTCACGCCGGCCAGTGTAGCCATTACCGGTGAGAACAAAGCGGAACTGACCAAAGACGGCAAAAAACTGGAGCTGGAAGTAACAGCACCCGGTGAAATAACCATGAAAACATGGTCTACCGATCCGCCCAATAGTTATGACGCCCCCAACCCGGGCACCATCCTCACGGGCTTTGAGGTAACCCTTCCGGCCAATACCAAAGCAACCATCCGGGTGGCGCTGAAACCCGGTAAAGCGGCCGGCAAGGCAATGGCAAAAGCCACACCGCTCAGCCATTGGAAGAAAGACAAATGA